The Bacteroidota bacterium sequence ATAGTCAGTTAAGTTTGCCGGATAATAGCGTAGTTTTAGAAAAGCTATCGATCCGCCCCGAAAATACTCTTTTTCAGTTTCAAAAAGAACAACTCAATTTGGCTGCAAATTTGAAGAAGAACGAAAACAATCCTAAGATTTTTGGATTTGGGCAGTTTGCTTATGGAAAGCCAGGGCTAAATATGTTGAGTGAAGATTTCGACACTTACTTCCTTGCCGGAATAAAATTATCCTGGAATTTTTGGGATTGGCAAAAAACCAAAAAGGAAGTGGAAATATTTAAAATTAAAGCCGACATTATTGATTTTCATAAATCTTCATTCGAGCAAGGTCAAAATATTTTACTTGCGAATGCCTCCAAAAATATTGGTTCTTTAGAACAAAAAATTGATAAAGACTTGAAAATTATCGAACTACAAAAGCAGATTTTGGAAAGTTTTTCATCGCAATTAAATAATGGAGTAATTACTTCTTCGGAATATTTAAGCCAATTAAATTTGGTAACTCAGGCTGAAATAAATCTAAAAACCCATGAAATTCAACTGATTGAAGCGAAAATAGATTATAACAATATTCAAGGTAAATAATAAAAAAGTATAAAATGAAAACAATAAAAATATTATTAATTGTAATGATGGTTTGGGCAGTTTCTTGCCAAAATCTTGCGAAAAAATCTGATGCCTATGGCAATTTCGAGGCTGTGGAAACTGTAATTTCTGCTGAGCTTGGAGGAAAATTGTTGGAACTAAATATTAATGAAGGAGATTTACTTTCAGAAAATCAGGTAGTTGGTTTGATAGATACTACTCAACTGAAACTAAACTACAATCTTCTTTTGGTGAAAAAGCAGGCAATAAAAACAAAACTTTCTAATATTGATGCTCAAGTTTTAGTATTAGAATCGCAAAAGAAAAATGTTGAAACAGAACTTAATAGAGTGAAAAAACTATTAATAGATAAAGCTGTAAGTCAGCAACAATTTGATGATTTGGAAGGAAAGTTCAATGTAATTGATAGTCAGATAAATTCAACGAAAGTTCAGAAAAATAGCATTATTGCCGAAATGAATGCGATGGATGCACAATTGAAAATTGTTGAAGACCAAATAAGTAAATGTCAGATTATCAATCCGTTAAGTGGAACTGTACTCGACAAATATCTCGAACAGAATGAAATAACTGCCCCTGGAAAATCAATTTACAAAATTGCCAATTTGACTGAGCTGGAGTTGCGGGTCTATGTGAGTGGGACAATGCTTCCTAAAATAAAACTCGGACAGAAAGTGAAAGTTTTGATAGATAAAAATGAAAAAGAAAACAGCGAACTTTTTGGAACAATTTCATGGATTTCCGAAAAAGCTGAGTTTACACCGAAAATTATTCAAACCAAAGAAGAGCGAGTAAATTTGGTCTATGCTGTGAAAGTCCGTGTAAAAAATGACGGTAGAATAAAAATTGGAATGCCCGGCGAAATAGTCTTCATATAAATTTCAATTTCATGATTAAAGTAAGGAATTTATATAAATCCTACGGCAAAATTCAAGCCTTAAAAAATATAAATCTTGATGTGTCGGAGGGCGAGCTTTTTGGATTGATAGGTCCAGATGGAGCCGGGAAAACAAGCCTTTTGAGAATTTTGACAACTTTACTAATTCCCGATGAAGGTAGTGCAAGCATGAATAATTTGGATACAGTGGCAGATTACAAAAAAATCAGACATAATATAGGATATATGCCCGGCAGATTTTCGCTTTATCAGGATTTGACCGTTGAAGAAAATCTGCAATTTTTTGCAACAATTTTCGGAACAACAATTCAGAATAACTATGATTTAATCAAAGATATATACATTCAGATTGAACCATTCAAAAAAAGATTGGCAGGCAAACTTTCGGGAGGAATGAAACAAAAACTTGCACTTTCGTGTGCTCTGATTCATAAGCCGGAAATTCTTGTATTAGATGAGCCAACTACCGGAGTTGATGCTGTTTCTCGCAAAGAATTTTGGGAAATGCTTAAAAAACTAAAAAAAAATGGTATTACCATAATTGTTTCAACACCCTACATGGACGAGGCAAGTTTGTGCGACAGGGTTGCTTTAATCCAAAATGGTGAATTTATGCAAATTGATACTCCTGCAGGAATTTTGCAAAAGTTTGAAAAGAAAGTTTTTGCAATTAAATCAGATGAGTTTTATAAATTATCGAAAGATTTGAAGAATCACGAGTCCGCTCATTCTGTCTATCCTTTCGGAGAATATCTTCATTATATTTCAAAAAATGAAGATGAAAATAGGGAAGACCTGATAAATAATTTGAAAGCAAAAAATCATAGCGGAATTGTTATAGAACAAATCACGCCAAATATCGAAGATTGTTTTATGGAATTAATGACACAAAATTCTCACAATGAAGAATAAGGAAATTGTTATCAGAGC is a genomic window containing:
- a CDS encoding HlyD family efflux transporter periplasmic adaptor subunit; the protein is MKTIKILLIVMMVWAVSCQNLAKKSDAYGNFEAVETVISAELGGKLLELNINEGDLLSENQVVGLIDTTQLKLNYNLLLVKKQAIKTKLSNIDAQVLVLESQKKNVETELNRVKKLLIDKAVSQQQFDDLEGKFNVIDSQINSTKVQKNSIIAEMNAMDAQLKIVEDQISKCQIINPLSGTVLDKYLEQNEITAPGKSIYKIANLTELELRVYVSGTMLPKIKLGQKVKVLIDKNEKENSELFGTISWISEKAEFTPKIIQTKEERVNLVYAVKVRVKNDGRIKIGMPGEIVFI
- a CDS encoding ABC transporter ATP-binding protein; the protein is MIKVRNLYKSYGKIQALKNINLDVSEGELFGLIGPDGAGKTSLLRILTTLLIPDEGSASMNNLDTVADYKKIRHNIGYMPGRFSLYQDLTVEENLQFFATIFGTTIQNNYDLIKDIYIQIEPFKKRLAGKLSGGMKQKLALSCALIHKPEILVLDEPTTGVDAVSRKEFWEMLKKLKKNGITIIVSTPYMDEASLCDRVALIQNGEFMQIDTPAGILQKFEKKVFAIKSDEFYKLSKDLKNHESAHSVYPFGEYLHYISKNEDENREDLINNLKAKNHSGIVIEQITPNIEDCFMELMTQNSHNEE